A genomic region of Homo sapiens chromosome 4, GRCh38.p14 Primary Assembly contains the following coding sequences:
- the F11 gene encoding coagulation factor XI isoform 3 precursor (isoform 3 precursor is encoded by transcript variant 3), with product MIFLYQVVHFILFTSVSGECVTQLLKDTCFEGGDITTVFTPSAKYCQVVCTYHPRCLLFTFTAESPSEDPTRWFTCVLKDSVTETLPRVNRTAAISGYSFKQCSHQISACNKDIYVDLDMKGINYNSSVAKSAQECQERCTDDVHCHFFTYATRQFPSLEHR from the exons ATGATTTTCTTATATCAAGTggtacatttcattttatttacttcagtTTCTGGTG AATGTGTGACTCAGTTGTTGAAGGACACCTGCTTTGAAGGAGGGGACATTACTACGGTCTTCACACCAAGCGCCAAGTACTGCCAGGTAGTCTGCACTTACCACCCAAGATGTTTACTCTTCACTTTCACGGCGGAATCACCATCTGAGGATCCCACCCGATG gtttACTTGTGTCCTGAAAGACAGTGTTACAGAAACACTGCCAAGAGTGAATAGGACAGCAGCGATTTCTGGGTATTCTTTCAAGCAATGCTCACACCAAATAAGCG CTTGCAACAAAGACATTTATGTGGACCTAGACATGAAGGGCATAAACTATAACAGCTCAGTTGCCAAGAGTGCTCAAGAATGCCAAGAAAGATGCACGGATGACGTCCACTGCCACTTTTTCACGTACGCCACAAGGCAGTTTCCCAGCCTGGAGCATCGGTGA